The proteins below are encoded in one region of Microbispora sp. NBC_01189:
- a CDS encoding NUDIX hydrolase — MTVTQQEISAVLTRYLSAHPDRAADVASLADALAGPQDLASRATFPLHVTASAAGIDSTGRVLMIHHRALDRWLLPGGHVEPTDRTLYGAALRELEEETGIPWQHAVSPPTHDVTPLDIDIHEIPANPAKGEPRHWHADFRFAFWLKDTDLVPQLEEVTACAWQPASELPTARLTASIAAL, encoded by the coding sequence ATGACCGTCACCCAGCAGGAGATCAGCGCCGTACTGACGCGTTACCTATCCGCCCACCCCGACCGGGCTGCCGACGTGGCATCCCTCGCCGACGCCCTGGCCGGGCCGCAGGATCTCGCCTCCCGCGCGACCTTCCCCCTGCACGTCACCGCGAGCGCCGCCGGGATCGACTCCACGGGCCGCGTCCTGATGATCCACCACCGGGCGCTCGACCGCTGGCTCCTGCCCGGCGGGCACGTCGAGCCAACCGACCGCACCCTGTACGGCGCGGCCCTGCGGGAGCTGGAGGAGGAGACCGGCATTCCCTGGCAGCACGCCGTCTCCCCGCCCACGCACGATGTGACGCCCCTGGACATCGACATTCACGAGATTCCCGCCAACCCGGCCAAAGGCGAGCCCCGCCACTGGCACGCCGACTTCCGCTTCGCGTTCTGGCTCAAGGACACCGACCTCGTCCCGCAGCTGGAGGAAGTCACCGCGTGTGCCTGGCAGCCCGCCTCCGAGCTACCCACCGCACGCCTCACCGCCAGCATCGCAGCGCTCTGA
- the hflX gene encoding GTPase HflX: MRYEPEDLAVGDYDLEERQALRRVVGLSTELEDITEVEYRQLRLERVVLVGVWAGGTAADAENSLQELKLLAETAGSQVLEGLIQRRDRPDSATYIGSGKAVELRDIVAASGADTVICDGELTPGQLRQLEEVVKVKVIDRTALILDIFAQHAKSREGKAQVELAQLQYLLPRLRGWGGNLSRQVGGRAAGGVGIGGRGPGETKIELDRRRIRERMAKLRRQIKEMSTARQTMRHRRQAREVPGVAIAGYTNAGKSSLLNRLTGAGVLVEDALFATLDPTVRKAHTPEGRLFTLADTVGFVRHLPHQLVEAFRSTLEEVADADLILHVVDGSNPDPESQIAAVREVLAEIEGARDIPEIIVVNKADAADPVVLTRLTVKERHSIVVSARTGAGIGELMEMIERELPRLDHEVRMLVPYDRGDLIARAHSEGEVLSLEHTGDGTVLHARVLADLYAELDRAAKPVETV; encoded by the coding sequence ATGCGATACGAGCCCGAAGACCTCGCCGTGGGCGACTACGACCTGGAAGAGCGCCAGGCGCTCCGCCGCGTGGTGGGTCTGTCGACAGAGCTCGAAGACATCACCGAAGTCGAATACCGCCAGCTCCGCCTGGAGCGCGTCGTGCTGGTGGGCGTCTGGGCGGGCGGCACCGCCGCGGACGCGGAGAACTCGCTGCAGGAGCTGAAGCTCCTCGCCGAGACCGCCGGATCACAGGTGCTGGAGGGTCTGATCCAGCGCCGCGACCGGCCCGACTCCGCCACCTACATCGGTTCCGGCAAGGCGGTCGAGCTGCGCGACATCGTGGCCGCCAGTGGGGCCGACACCGTGATCTGCGACGGCGAGCTGACCCCCGGCCAGCTCCGCCAGCTCGAAGAGGTCGTCAAGGTCAAGGTCATCGACCGGACCGCGCTGATCCTCGACATCTTCGCGCAGCACGCCAAGAGCCGCGAGGGCAAGGCCCAGGTCGAGCTGGCGCAGCTGCAGTACCTGCTGCCGCGCCTGCGTGGCTGGGGCGGCAACCTGTCACGTCAGGTCGGCGGCCGGGCCGCCGGCGGCGTCGGCATCGGCGGCCGCGGCCCCGGCGAGACCAAGATCGAGCTGGACCGGCGGCGCATCCGCGAGCGCATGGCGAAGCTGCGGCGGCAGATCAAGGAGATGTCCACCGCCCGGCAGACCATGCGGCACCGTAGGCAGGCCCGCGAGGTGCCCGGGGTGGCGATCGCCGGATACACCAACGCCGGCAAGTCGTCGCTGCTCAACCGGCTGACCGGCGCGGGCGTGCTGGTCGAGGACGCCCTGTTCGCGACCCTCGACCCCACCGTGCGGAAGGCGCACACGCCCGAGGGCCGGCTGTTCACGCTGGCCGACACCGTCGGGTTCGTGCGGCACCTGCCCCACCAGCTCGTCGAGGCGTTCCGCTCGACGCTGGAGGAGGTGGCCGACGCCGACCTGATCCTGCACGTGGTGGACGGATCGAATCCCGACCCCGAGTCGCAGATCGCGGCCGTCCGCGAGGTGCTGGCGGAGATCGAGGGCGCCCGGGACATCCCGGAGATCATCGTCGTCAACAAGGCCGACGCCGCCGACCCGGTCGTGCTGACCCGGCTGACCGTGAAGGAACGGCACAGCATCGTCGTCTCCGCCCGCACGGGGGCCGGGATCGGCGAGCTGATGGAGATGATCGAGCGCGAGCTTCCCCGCCTCGACCACGAGGTCAGGATGCTGGTGCCGTACGACAGGGGCGATCTCATCGCGCGGGCGCACAGCGAGGGCGAGGTGCTGTCGCTGGAGCACACCGGCGACGGCACGGTCCTGCACGCGCGGGTCCTCGCCGACCTGTACGCGGAGCTCGACAGGGCGGCGAAGCCCGTCGAAACCGTCTGA
- a CDS encoding ComEA family DNA-binding protein — protein MEEAGERDDHDHRGRVLPQEEEDGEEPPEPKVFGRALARMDPGVPGLRVLVVVGLLAAVVTGVVVWRSRAVAEPVAPPLPAAAGLEPVPGAGPAATPNPGTGPVSVPGPARGPDGEKADGQGATAYTPGAGELGGPSSGPAARLVVYVTGKVRRPGVFVLPTGARVADAIQAAGGVRKGASPGGVNLARHVVDGEQITVGSPAQSGEAAGPDAPPGGMGTPGGAVVNLNTATAAQLDALPGVGGVIAQRIVDYRDARGGFQSVEQLKDVPGIGERKFAELRDKVTV, from the coding sequence GTGGAAGAGGCCGGCGAGCGTGATGACCACGATCACCGGGGGAGGGTCCTGCCGCAGGAAGAAGAGGACGGCGAGGAGCCGCCAGAGCCGAAGGTGTTCGGCCGGGCTCTCGCGCGGATGGATCCGGGGGTGCCGGGCCTGCGGGTGCTGGTGGTCGTCGGTCTGCTCGCCGCCGTCGTCACCGGGGTGGTCGTGTGGCGGTCGCGGGCGGTGGCCGAACCCGTCGCCCCGCCGCTCCCGGCCGCCGCCGGCCTGGAACCCGTCCCGGGCGCGGGTCCCGCGGCGACTCCGAACCCGGGAACGGGCCCGGTCTCTGTCCCGGGTCCGGCTCGGGGTCCGGACGGGGAGAAGGCCGACGGGCAGGGCGCGACGGCCTACACGCCGGGGGCCGGGGAATTGGGCGGTCCGTCGTCCGGTCCGGCGGCGCGGCTCGTGGTCTACGTGACCGGCAAGGTCCGCAGACCAGGGGTGTTCGTCCTTCCCACGGGTGCGCGGGTGGCGGACGCGATCCAGGCGGCGGGGGGTGTCCGCAAGGGAGCGAGCCCGGGCGGCGTCAACCTCGCCCGGCATGTGGTGGACGGCGAGCAGATCACCGTGGGGAGCCCCGCCCAGTCTGGCGAGGCGGCCGGTCCGGACGCGCCGCCGGGAGGGATGGGGACGCCGGGAGGCGCGGTCGTCAACCTCAACACCGCCACCGCCGCGCAACTCGACGCGCTGCCCGGCGTCGGCGGTGTGATCGCGCAACGCATCGTCGACTACCGCGACGCCCGCGGCGGCTTCCAGAGCGTCGAGCAGTTGAAGGACGTCCCCGGCATCGGGGAGAGGAAGTTCGCCGAACTGCGCGACAAGGTCACGGTCTGA
- a CDS encoding DegV family protein, with protein MSPSVAVVTDSTAYLGAEATGRWNVTVVPVKVILGGHEIDDVTPFDAVLLTHALEGRSPVVTSRPSPERFAEAYERAAAGGATEIVSVHLSGALSGTVDSARLAARGAPVPVQVVDSRSIAMGLGFAVLAAARAAGAGAPAAEVAAMASRRAAASDTVFYVDTLEYLRRGGRIGRVANLLGSALSIKPLLRLADGEITVLEKVRTASRALARLEDLVVEGAGERPVDIAVQHLMAPERAEALMKGLTARLPRLVRMWVLEIGPVLGAHTGPGVLGVTITPGAPD; from the coding sequence ATGTCACCATCCGTCGCGGTCGTCACCGACTCCACGGCGTATCTCGGCGCCGAGGCGACCGGCAGATGGAACGTGACCGTCGTACCGGTCAAGGTGATCCTCGGGGGTCACGAGATCGACGACGTGACCCCGTTCGACGCCGTGCTCCTCACCCACGCCCTGGAGGGCCGCTCGCCGGTCGTCACCTCCCGCCCGTCTCCCGAGCGGTTCGCCGAGGCGTACGAGCGGGCGGCCGCCGGCGGCGCCACCGAGATCGTCTCCGTCCACCTGTCCGGCGCGCTGTCCGGCACCGTCGACTCCGCCCGCCTCGCCGCCCGTGGGGCGCCCGTACCGGTCCAGGTGGTCGACAGCCGGTCGATCGCGATGGGACTGGGGTTCGCGGTTCTCGCCGCCGCGCGGGCGGCCGGAGCCGGAGCCCCGGCCGCCGAGGTGGCCGCGATGGCGAGCCGCAGGGCCGCCGCCTCCGACACGGTCTTCTACGTCGACACGCTCGAATATCTCCGTCGCGGCGGGCGCATCGGCCGCGTGGCCAACCTCCTGGGCTCGGCGTTGTCGATCAAGCCGCTGCTGCGCCTGGCCGACGGCGAGATCACCGTGCTGGAGAAGGTCCGCACCGCGAGCCGCGCCCTCGCCCGCCTGGAGGATCTGGTGGTGGAGGGGGCCGGCGAACGGCCGGTCGACATCGCGGTGCAGCACCTGATGGCGCCCGAGCGGGCCGAGGCGCTCATGAAGGGCCTCACGGCTCGGCTGCCCCGGCTCGTACGGATGTGGGTGCTCGAAATCGGCCCGGTCCTCGGCGCCCACACCGGGCCCGGAGTGCTCGGCGTCACCATCACCCCCGGCGCCCCGGACTGA
- a CDS encoding ComEC/Rec2 family competence protein: MPAQPFRRPGAGPAALVAPALASWLAALVLLTCPVVAGVAAALTSAVAAAVLRTAASRRRRRGGGPGAAARAGLAVLASVAVTATVVALRVHEVKAGPVPDLARREAAVSVEAEITDDPRIRPHPGGVTRRDTAVVRARALLVSAPRERYVVDVPVVLLGPAAGWRSLLPSQRVRVRGRLTPARPGEPVAAVLLVRGPPEPIGVPSPVQRAAEVLRAGLREASDVLPDDQRGLLPGLVVGDVSRMNEEVRLDMTTAGLSHLTAVSGTNLAIVAGAVLTLSRFAGLPLALRAVVAVIAMIAFSIVARPSPSVLRALVMGMVAALALGTGRTRDGVAALSATVLGLLAFDPGLAREWGFALSVFATGGILVLAPRWRDRLERRMPRLPAEALAVTVAAQAAVTPLLVLMSGRLDLAAIPANLLAEPAVAPATVLGFAAAVTAPISMDVARLLVRPAGWAVGWIIAVAERAADLPFAAAEWPGGALGLAALAAMALVGWVVLRGRARRRFAAALAAGALLTALVAVPVVSPWPPPGWLLVACDVGQGDALVLAAGPGRAVVVDAGPAPGPANRCLRALGVRQVPLVVLTHPHLDHVGGLPGVLRGRSVGAVVVSPGRVPEEEAGRVSRQLQAARIPEWRAVRGMRWRFGPTEITVLAPEPGTAPQGTGEGSIANNASVVLLVRWSGPPPVATVHAAEGSSGAREASVTRGASGAQTGGAPEGQGVPGAPEDQGAPLGTALLAGDLETEAQEALLRDGVPRVDVLKVPHHGSSRQAPAFLAATGARAALISVGAVNDYGHPAQVTLRRLRGLGMRPYRTDLSGDIAVVAAHGHLAVVVRGR; the protein is encoded by the coding sequence ATGCCGGCCCAGCCTTTCCGCCGTCCCGGCGCGGGTCCGGCGGCTCTGGTGGCTCCGGCGCTGGCCTCCTGGCTCGCGGCGCTCGTGCTGCTGACCTGCCCCGTCGTCGCCGGAGTGGCCGCGGCGCTGACCTCCGCAGTCGCGGCCGCCGTCCTCCGGACGGCGGCGTCCCGGCGACGGCGGCGAGGGGGAGGGCCGGGCGCCGCCGCGCGGGCCGGTCTCGCCGTGCTCGCGTCCGTGGCGGTGACCGCGACCGTGGTGGCGTTGAGGGTGCACGAGGTGAAGGCAGGGCCGGTGCCGGACCTGGCCCGGCGTGAGGCGGCGGTCTCCGTGGAGGCGGAGATCACCGACGACCCGCGCATCCGGCCACACCCGGGTGGCGTGACCCGCCGCGACACGGCCGTGGTGCGGGCGAGGGCCCTGCTCGTGTCGGCCCCTCGGGAGCGGTACGTCGTGGACGTCCCCGTCGTGCTGCTCGGCCCCGCCGCCGGGTGGCGCTCACTGCTGCCGAGTCAGCGGGTCCGGGTACGCGGAAGGCTGACTCCGGCGAGACCGGGCGAGCCGGTCGCGGCCGTGCTGCTCGTCCGCGGGCCGCCCGAGCCGATCGGCGTCCCGTCGCCGGTGCAGCGTGCGGCCGAGGTGCTGCGCGCGGGCCTGCGCGAGGCGAGCGACGTGCTGCCGGACGATCAGCGCGGCCTGCTGCCGGGGCTGGTCGTCGGCGACGTCTCCCGCATGAACGAGGAGGTGCGCCTCGACATGACGACCGCGGGCCTCAGCCACCTCACGGCCGTATCCGGGACCAATCTGGCGATCGTCGCGGGCGCGGTGCTCACGCTGAGCCGCTTCGCCGGGCTGCCTCTCGCCCTCCGGGCGGTCGTCGCGGTCATCGCGATGATCGCCTTCTCGATCGTGGCCAGGCCGTCGCCCAGCGTGCTGCGAGCCCTCGTCATGGGGATGGTCGCCGCCTTGGCCCTCGGCACGGGCCGTACGAGGGACGGCGTGGCCGCCCTCTCCGCCACCGTGCTCGGGCTCCTGGCGTTCGACCCCGGTCTGGCCCGTGAGTGGGGGTTCGCGCTGTCGGTCTTCGCCACGGGCGGCATCCTCGTCCTCGCGCCGCGCTGGCGTGACCGCCTGGAGCGCCGCATGCCTCGTCTGCCCGCCGAGGCGCTGGCCGTGACGGTCGCGGCGCAGGCGGCGGTCACACCGCTGCTGGTGCTGATGTCCGGGCGGCTCGACCTGGCCGCGATCCCGGCCAACCTGCTCGCCGAGCCCGCCGTCGCTCCGGCGACCGTGCTGGGGTTCGCCGCCGCGGTGACGGCGCCGATCAGCATGGACGTGGCCCGGCTGCTGGTGCGTCCGGCGGGATGGGCCGTCGGCTGGATCATCGCGGTGGCGGAGCGGGCCGCCGACCTTCCCTTCGCCGCCGCCGAGTGGCCGGGAGGAGCCCTGGGCCTGGCCGCGCTCGCGGCGATGGCTCTGGTGGGCTGGGTCGTGCTGCGGGGCCGTGCGCGCAGGCGCTTCGCGGCCGCGCTCGCGGCGGGGGCGCTGCTCACCGCTCTCGTGGCCGTGCCGGTGGTCTCGCCGTGGCCTCCGCCCGGATGGTTGCTCGTCGCCTGCGACGTGGGTCAGGGTGACGCCCTGGTGCTGGCTGCCGGTCCGGGCCGGGCGGTGGTGGTCGACGCGGGTCCGGCGCCCGGCCCCGCCAACCGCTGCCTGCGTGCCCTCGGCGTACGGCAGGTGCCGCTCGTCGTCCTCACGCATCCGCACCTCGATCACGTCGGCGGGCTCCCGGGCGTGCTGCGTGGCCGGTCGGTCGGCGCGGTGGTGGTCAGCCCGGGCCGGGTGCCGGAAGAGGAGGCGGGCCGGGTCTCCCGGCAACTCCAAGCCGCTCGGATCCCGGAGTGGCGGGCCGTGCGCGGCATGCGGTGGCGGTTCGGGCCCACCGAGATCACCGTGCTGGCGCCGGAGCCCGGCACCGCGCCCCAGGGCACCGGAGAGGGCTCGATCGCCAACAACGCCAGCGTCGTGCTGCTCGTCCGCTGGTCCGGCCCACCGCCGGTCGCCACAGTCCACGCAGCCGAGGGTTCCTCGGGGGCGCGAGAGGCCTCGGTCACCAGGGGGGCGAGCGGGGCACAGACAGGCGGAGCGCCGGAGGGCCAGGGCGTACCAGGGGCGCCAGAGGATCAGGGAGCGCCCCTGGGCACGGCCCTGCTCGCCGGGGATCTGGAGACGGAGGCGCAGGAGGCTCTGCTGCGCGACGGCGTCCCCCGGGTGGACGTGTTGAAGGTTCCTCATCATGGATCGTCCAGACAGGCGCCGGCGTTCCTCGCCGCCACGGGAGCCCGGGCGGCCCTCATCAGTGTCGGAGCGGTCAACGACTACGGGCACCCCGCCCAGGTGACGCTCCGCCGCCTGCGCGGGCTCGGCATGCGGCCCTACCGCACGGACCTGTCCGGAGACATCGCCGTCGTCGCCGCCCACGGCCATCTCGCCGTGGTCGTACGCGGCAGATGA
- a CDS encoding BTAD domain-containing putative transcriptional regulator: protein MNSLSFRLLGPFEVIDGDGRVLDLGPRKQRAVLAVLALDPGRIVSLDRLIDELWAGEPPSSATATLQSYVSNLRKALEPGRRPRTPPAVLLTREPGYLLSVAPIQVDLARFVSWVEDGRRALGRREHAAALGLLDRALETWRGEPLAEFAAYEFAQPVIARLGELRAAAVEDRFDARLAMGDGASCVADLERLVEAYPYRERLWSLLVLALYRSGRQTDALGALRRVRALLDEEMGLQPGPELRRLEQAVLEQSAALDAPAPPEAPAVTRPVAAGPSPQAPVEQASSSQSSAQGSSAQGSFPQAPPGHVSSQPERPPAASPYGAFIAREQELARLGERLGAVRRGRGGVLLVTGEAGIGKTRLAQLAAEEAEARGVAVVWGRCVEAEAAPPFWPWLQALRELGERGRAAARLLAGESADAPADPEAALFELYEGVLAALARSGTPTLVVLDDLHAADAASLRLLGFLAAELHRRPVLVLATVRPEPGREPERLRDALAALTREPGAERLTLRPFTPEDVVTFLRRHDVTDPALAGLLYRRTGGNPFYLGELLRLLGSEHRLDAASLGVPEGVMEVIGRRVARLPGPTTELLRRAAVLGRDVSLDVLEALTRTPAEEVMSLLEPAVAVGILAEAPDGFDYRFSHALVRDALYAGLGRLDKARLHLHVAEALESLPPTLPAGDGTARLPVLAHHFAMAARVGGADKAVGYAARAARQATAQRAYDEAVGLWEKALLALGRRDPARRCRLLVELGRSLRVVGDVARARAALEEAIALGEDTGDREALVEAVAVFGTLSVWNWRSYGVVDDHTVALLEELLAGPLDDARRAALLGTLGIELNYGPRRAEGEAMVVEALEIARRTGDPALLVQVLNNYMIASWVPEREDERRAAAEEMLAVPGLPAAAEVVARVHRMACLFRSGELTEWDRDLARAEHLLQEVRSAELTAMVRVAQAARLTLEGRWDGVERITDELGEVFGDSSMWGLGIVRPTMLYTCRRGQGRVAEILHDIVTAASQPHNDPLRPIAVLAALDVGDRELAEELVARWGTAVPDDWSGEFVAVVWSYVTAQLGVPDPAGLYDRLAPYGDRLALHGSGTAGWGSIHQALALLAEATGDRERALDHARRAHETHLRLKLDHWAGQSARLLDRLRA from the coding sequence ATGAACTCGCTGTCCTTCCGGCTGCTGGGCCCCTTCGAGGTGATCGACGGTGACGGCCGGGTTCTCGACCTCGGCCCGCGCAAGCAGCGGGCGGTGCTCGCCGTCCTCGCCCTGGACCCCGGCAGGATCGTCTCCCTCGACCGGCTGATCGACGAGCTGTGGGCCGGCGAACCGCCCTCCAGCGCCACCGCGACGCTCCAGTCGTACGTCTCGAACCTGCGCAAGGCGCTGGAGCCGGGACGCAGGCCGCGCACGCCCCCGGCCGTGCTGCTCACCCGCGAGCCCGGCTACCTGCTGTCGGTCGCGCCGATCCAGGTCGACCTGGCGCGCTTCGTCTCCTGGGTGGAGGACGGCCGCAGGGCGCTCGGCCGGCGCGAGCACGCCGCCGCGCTCGGGCTGCTCGACCGGGCGCTGGAGACCTGGCGGGGCGAGCCGCTCGCCGAGTTCGCGGCCTACGAGTTCGCCCAGCCCGTCATCGCGCGCCTGGGCGAACTGCGGGCGGCGGCGGTCGAGGACCGGTTCGACGCCAGGCTCGCCATGGGCGACGGCGCGTCCTGCGTGGCCGACCTGGAGCGGCTGGTCGAGGCGTACCCGTACCGCGAGCGGCTGTGGAGCCTGCTCGTCCTCGCCCTCTACCGGTCGGGCCGGCAGACCGACGCGCTCGGCGCGCTGCGCCGGGTGCGCGCGCTGCTCGACGAGGAGATGGGCCTCCAGCCCGGCCCGGAGCTGCGGCGGCTTGAGCAGGCCGTGCTGGAGCAGTCGGCGGCCCTGGACGCGCCCGCGCCCCCGGAGGCGCCCGCCGTGACACGGCCGGTCGCCGCTGGCCCGTCCCCGCAGGCGCCGGTCGAGCAGGCGTCGTCCTCGCAGTCCTCCGCGCAGGGATCGTCCGCGCAGGGGTCTTTCCCGCAGGCGCCGCCGGGGCACGTGTCCTCCCAGCCGGAGCGGCCGCCCGCGGCGTCGCCGTACGGGGCGTTCATCGCCCGCGAGCAGGAGCTCGCCCGTCTCGGCGAGCGGCTCGGCGCCGTACGGCGGGGCCGCGGCGGCGTGCTGCTGGTGACCGGTGAGGCGGGGATCGGCAAGACCAGGCTCGCCCAGCTCGCCGCCGAGGAGGCCGAGGCGCGCGGCGTCGCGGTCGTCTGGGGCCGTTGCGTGGAGGCCGAGGCCGCCCCGCCGTTCTGGCCGTGGCTGCAGGCGCTGCGCGAGCTGGGGGAGCGGGGCCGGGCCGCGGCGCGGCTGCTCGCGGGTGAGAGCGCCGACGCCCCCGCCGACCCCGAGGCCGCGCTCTTCGAGCTGTACGAGGGCGTGCTGGCCGCACTCGCGCGGTCCGGCACGCCGACGCTGGTGGTGCTGGACGACCTCCACGCGGCCGACGCGGCGTCGCTTCGGCTGCTCGGCTTCCTCGCCGCCGAGCTGCACCGCAGGCCCGTGCTGGTGCTGGCCACCGTACGGCCCGAGCCGGGCAGGGAGCCCGAGCGGCTGCGTGACGCACTCGCCGCCCTCACCCGTGAGCCCGGCGCCGAACGCCTCACCCTCAGGCCGTTCACCCCGGAGGACGTCGTGACGTTCCTGCGGCGGCACGACGTGACCGACCCCGCGCTCGCCGGCCTGCTCTACCGGCGCACCGGCGGCAATCCCTTCTATCTCGGCGAGCTGCTGCGGCTGCTCGGCAGCGAGCACCGGCTCGACGCCGCCTCGCTGGGCGTGCCCGAAGGCGTCATGGAGGTCATCGGGCGGCGCGTCGCGCGGCTGCCCGGGCCCACCACGGAACTGCTGCGCCGCGCCGCCGTCCTGGGCCGCGACGTCAGCCTCGACGTGCTGGAGGCGCTCACGCGGACCCCCGCCGAGGAGGTGATGTCGCTGCTGGAGCCCGCCGTCGCCGTCGGCATCCTGGCCGAGGCGCCGGACGGCTTCGACTACCGCTTCTCGCACGCGCTGGTGCGCGACGCGCTCTACGCCGGGCTCGGCCGCCTCGACAAGGCCCGGCTCCACCTGCACGTGGCGGAGGCCCTGGAGTCCCTGCCGCCGACGCTGCCCGCGGGCGACGGGACGGCCCGCCTGCCCGTCCTCGCCCACCACTTCGCCATGGCCGCGCGGGTCGGCGGCGCGGACAAGGCCGTCGGCTACGCCGCCCGGGCGGCCAGGCAGGCCACCGCGCAGCGCGCGTACGACGAGGCGGTGGGGCTGTGGGAGAAGGCGCTGCTCGCCCTCGGCAGGCGCGACCCGGCCCGGCGGTGCCGCCTGCTGGTCGAGCTGGGCCGGTCGCTGCGCGTTGTCGGGGACGTCGCGCGGGCCCGGGCGGCGCTGGAGGAGGCCATCGCGCTGGGGGAGGACACCGGCGACCGGGAGGCACTGGTGGAGGCCGTGGCGGTGTTCGGCACCCTCAGCGTCTGGAACTGGCGGTCGTACGGCGTGGTCGACGACCACACGGTCGCCCTGCTCGAAGAACTGCTGGCGGGCCCGCTGGACGACGCCCGCCGGGCGGCGCTGCTCGGCACCCTCGGCATCGAGCTCAACTACGGGCCGCGCCGGGCGGAGGGCGAGGCGATGGTGGTGGAGGCCCTGGAGATCGCCCGGAGGACGGGCGACCCCGCCCTGCTCGTCCAGGTGCTCAACAACTACATGATCGCGTCCTGGGTGCCGGAGCGGGAGGACGAGCGCCGCGCCGCCGCCGAGGAGATGCTCGCGGTGCCCGGCCTGCCCGCCGCGGCCGAGGTCGTGGCCCGGGTGCACCGGATGGCGTGCCTGTTCAGATCGGGAGAGCTGACCGAGTGGGACCGCGATCTGGCCCGCGCCGAGCATCTGCTGCAGGAGGTCAGGAGCGCCGAGCTGACGGCGATGGTGCGGGTCGCCCAGGCGGCGCGGCTGACCCTGGAGGGCCGCTGGGACGGGGTCGAGCGCATCACGGACGAACTCGGCGAGGTCTTCGGCGACAGCAGCATGTGGGGCCTCGGCATCGTGCGGCCGACCATGCTCTACACCTGCCGGCGGGGGCAGGGCAGGGTCGCCGAGATCCTCCACGACATCGTCACGGCGGCGTCGCAGCCGCACAACGACCCGCTGCGCCCCATAGCCGTGCTCGCCGCGCTCGACGTGGGCGACCGCGAGCTGGCCGAAGAGCTGGTCGCCCGATGGGGCACGGCGGTGCCCGACGACTGGTCGGGGGAGTTCGTCGCCGTCGTCTGGTCGTACGTCACGGCCCAGCTCGGCGTACCCGATCCCGCGGGCCTCTACGACAGGCTAGCGCCGTACGGGGACCGGCTGGCCCTGCACGGCAGCGGCACGGCCGGCTGGGGCTCCATCCACCAGGCCCTGGCGCTGCTCGCGGAGGCGACGGGCGACCGCGAACGGGCCCTGGACCACGCGCGCCGGGCCCACGAGACCCACCTCCGCCTGAAGCTCGACCACTGGGCCGGGCAGAGCGCGCGACTCCTGGATCGGCTCCGGGCATAA
- the hutI gene encoding imidazolonepropionase, which produces MTVRLLTNIGRLWTGHDVCSNAAILVHNDRIAWVGRAADLPQSVPGVVDDIVDVDHVENLGGALVTPGLIDAHTHPVYAGNRYAEMAMRSGGSSSSAIAAAGGGIGSTVTVTRGTDPWTLCNGVRERLREWLLSGTTTVEAKTGYHLTRDGELADVRLLRELEKEPMMPRVHVTFLAAHVVPPEYFGRQRDYVEAVASWCADAAGAGADSVDVYCDDGHFTAEEARWVLASGRNVGLLPRVHAGAYNRRGAVQLAAEMGCASADLLHHASDEDIALMARYGVPAVVCPGAALQVGHLPPVRRMLAQGVSVALGSDHNPGHCGITSMSLVISLAVAAFGMSVGDALRAATLGGAQVLGAPDRGILAPGRLADIVQWDADHEGAFAWSFGLKPRRVWRGGVPVQ; this is translated from the coding sequence ATGACTGTTCGCCTTCTCACCAACATCGGCCGGCTGTGGACCGGGCACGATGTGTGCAGCAACGCCGCGATCCTGGTGCACAACGACCGCATCGCCTGGGTGGGCCGCGCCGCGGACCTCCCGCAGAGCGTCCCGGGGGTCGTCGACGACATCGTCGACGTCGACCACGTGGAGAACCTCGGCGGAGCGCTCGTCACGCCCGGCCTCATCGACGCGCACACCCACCCCGTGTACGCCGGCAACCGGTACGCCGAGATGGCGATGCGCTCCGGCGGCTCCAGCTCCTCGGCCATCGCGGCGGCGGGCGGCGGCATCGGCTCGACCGTCACCGTGACCCGCGGCACCGACCCCTGGACCCTGTGCAACGGCGTGCGGGAGCGGCTGCGCGAGTGGCTGCTCAGCGGCACCACGACCGTCGAGGCCAAGACCGGCTACCACCTGACCCGCGACGGCGAGCTCGCCGACGTACGGCTCCTGCGCGAGCTCGAGAAAGAGCCGATGATGCCGCGGGTCCACGTCACGTTCCTGGCCGCCCACGTGGTGCCGCCGGAATACTTCGGCCGCCAGCGCGACTACGTCGAGGCGGTCGCCTCCTGGTGCGCGGACGCCGCCGGAGCCGGGGCCGACAGCGTCGACGTCTACTGCGACGACGGCCACTTCACCGCCGAGGAGGCCCGCTGGGTGCTGGCCTCCGGCCGCAACGTCGGGCTCCTGCCGCGCGTCCACGCGGGCGCCTACAACCGCCGCGGCGCCGTCCAGCTCGCCGCCGAGATGGGCTGCGCCTCCGCCGACCTGCTCCACCACGCCTCCGACGAGGACATCGCCCTCATGGCGAGGTACGGCGTGCCCGCGGTCGTGTGCCCGGGCGCGGCGCTCCAGGTGGGGCATCTCCCGCCGGTGCGCCGGATGCTGGCCCAGGGCGTGTCCGTGGCGCTCGGCAGCGACCACAACCCCGGCCACTGCGGCATCACCTCCATGTCCCTGGTGATCAGCCTGGCCGTGGCGGCGTTCGGGATGAGCGTCGGCGACGCCCTGCGAGCGGCCACGCTGGGCGGCGCCCAGGTCCTCGGCGCACCGGACCGCGGCATCCTCGCCCCCGGCCGCCTCGCCGACATCGTGCAGTGGGACGCCGACCACGAGGGTGCCTTCGCCTGGTCGTTCGGTCTCAAGCCGCGGCGCGTTTGGCGGGGCGGCGTCCCCGTACAGTGA